One window from the genome of Scyliorhinus torazame isolate Kashiwa2021f chromosome 3, sScyTor2.1, whole genome shotgun sequence encodes:
- the LOC140409499 gene encoding interleukin-8-like: MNGKVTLTVLTLFVLYVAAIQAASLRHAGLSLRCQCIKTNSKFIHPRRMEDVDIFPSGPHCSNVEIIATLKNGIPVCLDPEASWVKKLIDMIIKSSKKKNKAH; encoded by the exons ATGAACGGCAAAGTCACTCTCACAGTCTTGACTCTCTTTGTACTTTATGTGGCTGCCATACAAG CCGCATCTCTCCGACATGCAGGATTGAGCTTGCGTTGCCAATGCATTAAAACAAACTCCAAGTTCATCCATCCAAGACGTATGGAGGATGTTGACATTTTTCCAAGTGGCCCACACTGTTCAAACGTTGAAATCAT TGCAACCCTGAAAAATGGGATTCCCGTGTGCCTGGATCCTGAAGCCTCTTGGGTGAAGAAGTTAATTGACATGATAATCAAAAG TTCCAAGAAGAAGAATAAAGCTCACTGA